The following nucleotide sequence is from Bombina bombina isolate aBomBom1 chromosome 11, aBomBom1.pri, whole genome shotgun sequence.
tgaaacacaaaagaatacgtttgggtttcatatccctttaatatttacttatgacagatcctctttaactctttagcttaaagggacagtctacaatataatttgtattatagatagataatccctttattacccattccccagttttgcttaagcaacactgttatatttatacactttttacctctgtgattaccttgtatctaagcctctgcagactgccccctgatcacatgactttgtatttattatctattgacttgcatttagtgctgcgttgtgctgactcttaaataacttcccaggtgtgagcacaatgttatttatatggcccacatgaactagcagtctcctgttgtgaaaagcaaatacaaaagcatgtgataagaggctgacaATAATAGAGCCATAGAAACAggtagacatttagaggtttaaatgctataaagtaaattaatatagcaatgttagttgtgcaaagctgggaaaaagGAAGTAAAAgccattatttatctttttaaacaataaccattttaatgtagactgtccctttaaagaaggcaACTTATgggttaaataaaacctaactgcTGCTCTGGTTTTGAGGCCTCTCAAACAAATGATTCCATTTAGCCTTGTATGTTCCACTTAGCATTAGTAATTACCAGTGATTTGATTACAGACTGCATTTTAACTTGCAGAGCAAAGGAAAAGATTTGCAATAGAAAAAAATGTCTCTTATTCAAAACTGCAAATGATAACTCCCAAGTTCTTCAACACCTGTAGAAAATGCAGGTCAATGTAACACCCAATTCAAATTCTTACTATTTGTTTATACTTCCAATTGCTCATGTAAACTATTGTGCATTGTGACCACTAAATGCAAAACAGCACAAAATGCCCTGTGTAGATTGCCTTATTAATTAAACCCATTTGACAAATATTTATTAGTATTACCCTAATTAAAGACAGTGTGTTTGCATCTGGAAGGTTCACGGATAAAATATCTAGAATTGGAATTCATTCTTATTATTTGGGGGAACTGATTCCACATACTGAGGAGCTGAAAAGACGCAAGGTCCAAAATGGCAGGTTGGTACCCTTCCAGCAGGTTGACAGGAGGGGCTTCTTTGAATTTTTTTGGTATAGTAATGATGCTGGGGGGGTTGGAATTTCCCAGGAAGAAATGCATCAATACCTGCTTCTGAAAAGAATCTCTCAGGAATTGGACGAAATCCTCCATTCTCTCCAGAAATAATGAATCCTCCCAGTTCTCAAATGGGACTTGTAATACCAGGTAGAACAGTGCTGTCTTAAGGTTGTATGAATTAAGAATAGCGGTCCACTGAGAAGAAAAATTTGGTTGCAATGCTTTGCAGCTTATATCCCTTAAGGATTTCATGATCTGTAGGCACTTCAGGTGGCATGAGTTGGTAGGGGCCTGGTCTTTAAACCAGTTCATAAGTTTCTGTTCATGTCTGGAGAAGCTGATTCCCCAGAAGGCATCTAGTCTAGGTTCCTGATGTAAGGTCCTGCCCCAAGGCTGAGCTTTGAGAAAAACAGAATCCCCCAAGTGAAAGGCAGGTATAAGTCTCACAGACATGGAGATGTGGCAGCAGACATAATCTGACCTGGGGAGTATTTTAAGGATGAGATTCTCCTCACAGACACACAAGGTGATGTGGCACCTCTCCTCAAACTGGTACCTGATAACGTTAAGGCATCTCTGTATTTTCCAATGGAACCACTTAAGTACCAGCGCAGAAGACAATTGGTGCCCCAGACTTGTCTCCAAACAGAAGCCATCACTAAACTGCTTGAAGTTCTTCACCCACTCAGACTTTTTTGGTGCTGCCACTCCACATATAACACTTCCCTGCAACATAGGGGTGGTCTCCTTCCCAGCAAATGCAAACAGGGTCTCCAATTTGAGACTTTGTGGCATCTTAAGTGGCACCAGGATATCAAAACAATCAGGGGTGTTGATTTTATGTTGTTCGTAGGCACTTCCAATTTGCACAAAATCACCCCTAAAAGTGACACTGGCATCACTTTGCTTGGCTTTGCCCACTTTAATGAGTTCTCCTACGATCTGGCTCACATGGGCCTTGCTGTGACCCAGCACATGTGGGGAGAGCCTGATCTGTTGCTCATAGTAAGTCTCCAGCAGAGATCTCCTGTTCTGCTGACGGGTATGTGGTTGCAGGGTCTGGGCGTGGTGTCCATGCTGGCGCTGCAGAGAGGAGCTCCTGCAACATCTGATAACAAAGTAGCAAAGCAGGAAGAGCAATGAAAGTTTGAAAAGAAGTTGCAAGTTGGTGCTGGATACATTGTCCTGACAGCCCccttcctcctccttctcctttACTGCTCTGCTGTCCCTTCTCAGAGCATGGAAGAGGCACCAGATTATGGTGATCAGGATGGTGACCAGGGGCCAAAAGACTCTGAAGTTGAGTGAGTACACTGTCATCCTGGGGGTCAGCCCATGCTCTGCCCAGGGGCTCCTCACACTCAGCCCAGAAGAAAGGGTTCTCCTCCAGCCTCTGACCGTTatttagtctttttttctctaaactTCCTCTTCCGAGGGGGAATGGGGCTGCGTCATCTTGTGTGAGCTCAGAGGAAATGCCAGGTCTGGTACCAGATGAGGAGCTGGGTCAGGGGACTGCTGTGACCTCCCCAGGGCTGACTGTACTCAGCACTGCCAGTGGGAGTGGCAGCTACtcaaaccccttcactgccagagagGGTTGGGCAATACACTGAAGGATTAACCATTTCCTGATCACTACATACAGTTAGCTTGAGATTCCTTGCCTGTATTTAGCCATGCTGGtgcttttttatttctgtttaaatctgTTAAATATATTTGCTGATAATCTACATAACATTTGCTTTTAACCCTTAATAGGATATCATTGTGTTTGTATTCTGTTACTGTATAAAGCGGTGCCACCTCTGCTGGAATACTCTTCCTCATATGTACTTCTCAGTAAAGTCCTTTCACTACAAGTTTTCATTCTTCCAAAACAAATTTAATCAAATTAAAGTTAATGTAGTATATTTATGTGGATTAACATCtaggtaaatgtttttttttttttttttattcatttttgttattgTCTTTTGCTATTATTTCCTTCTAGTTTAATGGCTAATGTGATAATACTCCTCATTATGACTGATCTCCTAGAATTCTCTATTCCTCCTCAGTTTtgctaatttttgttattttggtaaaATCATATTTTCTTTTAATACGTTATTTGCTCTCTCAAATAATATTGTTTAACTATAAAATTGTAGGGAAGAAATTATAGCATTTATATCCTGAGACAGTAACTTCTAACCAACCTGCATTATTACTTAGCACATTTATAGTTTTATTATCAGCTGTATAGTATCTCTcatcatactgtatatttatagggAAGGCTTTCAACCTAggtcataaattaaagggacagtaaagtccaatgcAATTTAAaactatttctaatttacttttattatctgacTTACTTTGTGctcctggtatcctttgctgaaaagcatatctaggtaggttcagaagcagcaatgcactactgggaactaaatggtaattgcacatatatgcctcttttcattgacttatctgttgtgttcagctagctcccagtagtgcatttgctgCTCCTTTAGCATCACTATTCATTAGTATGGTATAGTCGTGGGCAGgatataaatttatatacatatatgtattaagggacaccaaatttgataatagaagtaaattagaaagttgtgctttttttaattgtatgttttgcctgaatcacaaaagaaaatgtttggggtttatatccctttaatagatataAGATGACATATTGTATGGCTAACGATCTGTAGAAAATATGACAAATTAAACTCACAAATGCAATATCAAGAAATGGAATTTAGCGATTTTACAATATCTAGAACCTGGTGTGGCCATCTTATTACAGTAGAGGATATCTGGCAAAGACAAACATTATTCTGTTCTAGACAtttgtgcatttgtttcattatgaatgcacattcattaaagggataggaaagtaaaaaataaagttgcatgattcagatatagtatattattttaaaacacttttaaattcacttctattttcaaatatgctttgttcttttggtatcccttgttgaaaaggaatacgcacaaatcctacactaatgggagctagctgctgtttggtgcctgcacacatttgtctcttgggattggataactaggtgtgttcagctagctgccagtagtgcaatgctgttccttcagcaaaggataacaagagaataaggcaaatttgataatggaagtaaattggaaagttgtttaaaatggtatgttctattcaaatcatgaaagaaaatgttggggtttcctgtccctttaaggaaacacagATATTCCTCTCATATTCATGAAACTAATATCCGAATGCAGcacaaaatttaaacaaaaacaaaggcaTGATTGAAGAATTCTTCaatattctttttgtttaaatatttaaaatacctttATCGTGCTGGAGAGCCGCACTGACCCGCTCTTCTCCTTCACGGAGCCCCAGTCTCGCTAATAGGAGGctaaggagaaggtcctttattgCTGGCCCTCAGAGCCGCCCCACTAAGCCTCCTTTTACTGCTGCCGCAGATTTGTAAAAAAGAGGAGCGGGTTTGGGCAGCTCTCCAGCACGCTAATGGTATATAGTATAAAGCTACagctgaactttttcacctgtggctttggaacatttacattagtttaacgaaaaccaatgtaaatgttccacaattGGTTGGAATTCTTTTAATTTTAAGCAAGATGAATCCCGAATATTATGGGGCAGCACATATTCAAaatacataggggtcgatttatcaagctacggcggacagggccatacatatgtgcccctgtccgctgcagctgcctctggcaggctgaattctgctgccacaattcagcattgcacaaacgctattttgcgctcttgtgcaatgccgctccctgccaGTGCACAGGCAATcatgcatgggcaggagctgtcaatctctgatgaccgctgcttcataaatacggactgcaggttctcttgtgagaacctgcagtcgtatgggggcgaagcctttgataaatcaaccctaaAGTATTTTGGAAAGATTGGAAAtgtcccctatgtgtttaactcctgcaaagaagatcaacacatagttaaaatcatctttagagcaacaatgcactactgggagctagctgaacatgtgagctaatgacaagaggcattttgtAGCACAAGCAATAAATATGTATTCTACAAATCACTAATAGAACTTGGTGTTTCCATCCTATTGACATAACTAATATTTATCTATAAATAGTTGTATATTTAAGTCACTTGTGAGGCTGGGGAGGGGCTAAGAGCATATACTCTCTCCACTTATAACataattactagacatgtgcacgggtgAAAAATCTGGTTTGGCCTAAACTTTCTGgccaaatattcagaaaaattagttttctgaatattcgtctgctgtgttatttgtttcattttaaacaaaacaaatactgaatattcattaaacatttacattaattttctttaaacaaatataaatgttcctttgctacatgtaaaaaaaagtttatatttaccTATAGCacactggagagccgcgctaatcctgacaattcttcacagagccctgggttTAGagcgcactaagcctcctattgaCTAGAGTCCTCGAACAGCTATAGGTAAGTGTAGCACGCCGTGGAGGTGCGCTAAtctcgacccttcttcacagagtccagagcCACGCTATTAGAGGTTTAGAGCTCAGTCTCTAAGACTCCCACTGGCAGAGTGCGGGGGCTCTGTGAAGAGTTGTTGGGaatagcacggctctccagcgtactataggtaagtatttttaacctgcaaggtaatttaaagggaaatgaatgaAGACTGacatattttgtcagtatttattctttttctttcaatttcatGGTGCCAATCAGAAACGAATATCCATGTTTCATTAACGAATttaacaaatgcacatgcctaacaATTACCCTTACAGCAGAAAAATCTTTCAATGATAGGTCATGTAGATTTACTAAGTCCCAATGTGACTACAGTCTATAGACTGGGGAAAGAGTTTTAATATCCTACATAAAGGTTTttaaaatgtgcttaaagggacagtaaagtcataattagacattcatgatttaaacagagcatacaatttcaatcaacttttttaatttgcttccttctcttgttatcctttgctgaaaggtttatctaggaaagctcaggagcagcaaataacctaggttttagctgctgattggtggctgcatatatatatatactgattgtcattggctcacccatgtgttcagttagaaaccagtagtgcattgctgctccttcaacaaatgataccaagagaatgaaacaaatttgataatagaagtaaactagaaagttgtttaaaattgcatgttctacctaaatcataaaataaacagtttgggtttcatgtccctttaacttaatattTGACATCTAGCCATTAGACCTTTGAACATATTTGTTAGTCTTATCACATAAAGATATGAAAACAGTGACCAAGTCCTAATGTCTCCCAGTAAATTATGCTTTCAAGGAaatactgcaaaacaatacacacacacacacacacacacaaatacatacatacacacacacatatacatacacacacatatatatacacacacatacacacacacacacacacacatacatacatacacacccatatacacacacacacacacatacacacatacacacacatatatatgcacacacacacacacaaatacatacatacacacacatatatatacacacacacacatacatacatacacacacacacacacacacaaatacatacatacacacacatatatatgcacgcacacacacacacatatatatatatatatacacacacacacacacatatatatatatacacacacacacacacacaaatacatacacacacacacatatatatacgcacacacacacacacacacacacagacacagacacacacagatacacacagacatatatatatatatatatatatatatatatatatatatatatatatataatcgagaAAAAATACAGTGGGGACGCAATTGCAACTTGAGCTTAACTAAAGTAATTCAATAGGCACAATAGCCTCAGTACATGTCAAAgacaatgtggtgcagacccttgaaattTATGTTATGAAGTAGCAAGAGAGAAAGAGCATCAGGAGCGTACTCCTAATTTATAAAGACAGGAATTTCAGCACTGTTTTTATTAGTAAAAGATAATATAAGCTCAAAAATCAATTTCCAATTCAAATAATGTTTAATCATGAGATAGTGATCTCCTGCACATAAAGAGTACATTCATTACTGGAAAATCTTAACAAGTAAACAGCAAAAGCTGATGTTATAGAATGTATTAAACCAAAAGAAACATGTGTCGATAAAATATATACtggaaacctgaccggtcagggatacaTGCAGATACCGCTAGAAATTTCAGTCTAAAAGTTATTTATATACATTGTTTTTACAGAGTAGTGTTCTATATCAAGGCCTACCCCACCCTACTGCTCACAGAACCTCTTAAACAAAGGTCTAAggggtataacctgggcaggttgTTCTTGGGATCTAGGAGGCTAGAACGGAACACTCGTGTAAAGAGGTAGACTCATATTGAATATTGATTGAGACGTTATTCCATATAACAGCATACGCAAAATTTATATCAAGAAGAGCCGCTCCAGTCTTACTACGCCCCGCTGCTCACAGCCCCCAATCAAGGGTTAAATATGCTGGGCAGGTATACtttagggatctaagtagactGATTAGCGCACTTACTTAATATGTACAAGTCAGGATACACCTGTAGTTAGTAAAGCAGTATACAACAATGCTTAATAAAGTAGAAACATAAACCAGCTTGGAGTGTCTATGGGAAAACaagacgaagcccggtctgaagcaAAGACGAGCGGGTGCAACGCGCATCGGCATTGGCTGAGCcgactgatcatgtgatacatgcACTCATCACTGCTGCTGGATCCTACGAATGGAAGTTTGTTTCCCGGCAAATACATTTTGATTGAGACTTCACTCTCACCGTTGTGATGAACAGGATAAAGAAAGGACATGCATAAGGAACATAATCTGTACAGGTCGTATGAACTCCGCTTCACAACTTGTGATACAAGGCAATTCTAGCTATCATACTGGAATTGTGCTTATACTTATATGATTCCCTGTCGTGGGTTTATGCATTTGGGGAGCTCTTAATGGACCGCTTTCTCAAGTACAGATTTTCACAGCTTGTTTATGAATGACGATCTACTCTGGATGTTATTTATCACTACCGCTGCTAATgcaagatattaatgctgaactGCTTGCTTCATTTTGGCTACTAATCCACACTGCCTATATGCTACTAGTGCTTTGCATGCTTAGCGAAATTCATCTCTGTCTTTTCCCATAGACACTGCAAGCTGGTTTATGTTTCTACTTTATTAAGCATTGTTGTATACTTCTTTACTAACTACAGGTGTGTCCTGACTTGTACATATTAAGTAAGTGCGCTAATCAGTCTACTTAGATCCCTAAGGTATACCTGCCCAGCATATTTAACCCTTGATTGGGGGCTGTGAGCAGCGGGGCGTAGTAAGACTGGAGCGGCTCTTCTTGATATACATTTTGCGTATGCTGTTATATGGAATAACGTCTCAATCAATATTCAATATGAGTCTGGCTCTTTACACGAGTGTCCCGTTCTAGCCTCCTAGATCCCAAGAACAATCTGCCCAGGTTATACCCCTTAGACCTTTGTTTAAGAGGCTCTGTGAGCAGCAGAGTGGGGTAGGCCTTGATATAGAACACTACTCTGTAAAAACAATGTATATAAATAACTTTTAGACTGAAATTTCTAGCGGTATCTGCAtgtatccctgaccggtcaggtttccaGTATATATTTTATCGACACATGTTTCTTTTGGTTTGATACATTCTATAACATCAGCTTTTGTTGTTTACTTGTTAAGATTTTCCAGTAATTAATGTACTCTTTATGTGCAGGAGATCACTGTCTCATGATTAAACATTATTTGAATTGGAAATTGATTTTTGAGCTTATATTATCTTTTACtaataaaaagagtgctgaaatccctgtctttataAATGAGGAGTACGCTCCTGATGCTCTTTCTCTCTTGCTacttcataacatatatatatatatatatatatatatatatatatatatacacacacacacacacacacatacacgtatatatacacacatacacacacacacaaatacatacatacacacacacatacatacatatgcatacacagatacacacacatatgctcgcacacacacacacatatatatatatatatatatatatatatacacacacacacacatatatatatatatatatatatatatatatatatatatatacacatacatacatacatacatacatatatatatatatatatatatatatatatatatatatatatatacacacacacacacatttacacacacatatatatatatatatatatatatatacacacacacacacatatatatatgtatatatatatatatatatatatatatatatatatatatatatatatatatatacatacacacacacacacacatacatacatacatacatacatacatatatatacacacacacacacacacacacacatacatacatacatacatacatatatatatatatatatatatatatatatatacacacacatacatacagggagtgcagaattattagacaagttggatttttgaggattaattttattattgaaaaacaaccatgttctcaatgaacccaaaaaactcattaatatcaaagctgaatatttttggaagtagtttttagtttgtttttagttttagcttttttagggggatatctgtgtgtgcaggtgactattactgtgcataattattaggcaacttaacaaaaaacaaatatatacccatttcaattatttatttttaccagtgaaaccaatataacatctcaacattcacaaatatacatttctgacattcaaaaacaaaacaaaaacaaatcagtgaccaatatagccacctttctttgcaaggacactcaaaagcctgccatccatggattctgtcagtgttttgatctgttcaccatcaacatggcgtgcagcagcaaccacagcctcccagacactgttcagagaggtgtactgttttccctcctggtaaatctcacatttgatgatggaccacaggttctcaatggggttcagatcaggtgaacaaggaggccatgtcattagattttcttcttttataccctttcttgccagccacgctgtggagtacttggacgcgtgtgatggagcattgtcctgcatgaaaatcatatttttcttgaaggatgcagacttcttcctgtaccactgcttgaagaaggtgtcttccagaaattggcagtaggactgggagttgagcttgactccatcctcaacccgaaaaggccccacaagctcatctttgatgataccagcccaaaccagtactccgcctccaccttgctggcgtctgagtcggactggagctctctgccctttaccaatccagccacgggcccatccatctggcccatcaagactcactctcatttcatcagtccataaaactttagaaaaatcagtcttgagatatttcttggcccagtcttgacgtttcagcttgtgtgtcttgttcagtggtggtcgtgtttcagcctttcttaccttggccatgtctctgagtattgcacaccttgtgcttttgggcactccagcgatgttgcagctctgaaatatggccaaactggtggcaagtggcatctttgcagcctcacgcttgacttttctcagttcatgggcagttattttgcgccttggttttttccacacgcttcttgcgaccctgttgactattttgaatgaaacgcttgattgttcgatgatcacgcttcagaagctttgcaattttaagagtgctgcatccctctgcaagatatctcactattttttacttttctgagcctgtcaagtccttcttttgacccattttgccaaatgaaaggaagttgcctaataattatgcacacctgatatagggtgttgatgtcattagaccacaccccttctcatgacagagatgcacatcacctaatatgcttaattggtagtaggctttcgagcctatacagcttggagtaagacaacatgcataaagaggatgatgtggtcaaaatactcatttgcctaataattctgcactccctgtatacacacacacacatatatatatatatatacacacacacacacacacatattt
It contains:
- the ITPRIPL2 gene encoding inositol 1,4,5-trisphosphate receptor-interacting protein-like 2 isoform X1, whose amino-acid sequence is MTVYSLNFRVFWPLVTILITIIWCLFHALRRDSRAVKEKEEEGGCQDNVSSTNLQLLFKLSLLFLLCYFVIRCCRSSSLQRQHGHHAQTLQPHTRQQNRRSLLETYYEQQIRLSPHVLGHSKAHVSQIVGELIKVGKAKQSDASVTFRGDFVQIGSAYEQHKINTPDCFDILVPLKMPQSLKLETLFAFAGKETTPMLQGSVICGVAAPKKSEWVKNFKQFSDGFCLETSLGHQLSSALVLKWFHWKIQRCLNVIRYQFEERCHITLCVCEENLILKILPRSDYVCCHISMSVRLIPAFHLGDSVFLKAQPWGRTLHQEPRLDAFWGISFSRHEQKLMNWFKDQAPTNSCHLKCLQIMKSLRDISCKALQPNFSSQWTAILNSYNLKTALFYLVLQVPFENWEDSLFLERMEDFVQFLRDSFQKQVLMHFFLGNSNPPSIITIPKKFKEAPPVNLLEGYQPAILDLASFQLLSMWNQFPQIIRMNSNSRYFIREPSRCKHTVFN
- the ITPRIPL2 gene encoding inositol 1,4,5-trisphosphate receptor-interacting protein-like 2 isoform X2, translating into MTVYSLNFRVFWPLVTILITIIWCLFHALRRDSRAVKEKEEEGGCQDNVSSTNLQLLFKLSLLFLLCYFVIRCCRSSSLQRQHGHHAQTLQPHTRQQNRRSLLETYYEQQIRLSPHVLGHSKAHVSQIVGELIKVGKAKQSDASVTFRGDFVQIGSAYEQHKINTPDCFDILVPLKMPQSLKLETLFAFAGKETTPMLQGSVICGVAAPKKSEWVKNFKQFSDGFCLETSLGHQLSSALVLKWFHWKIQRCLNVIRYQFEERCHITLCVCEENLILKILPRSDYVCCHISMSVRLIPAFHLGDSVFLKAQPWGRTLHQEPRLDAFWGISFSRHEQKLMNWFKDQAPTNSCHLKCLQIMKSLRDISCKALQPNFSSQWTAILNSYNLKTALFYLVLQVPFENWEDSLFLERMEDFVQFLRDSFQKQNMHGIYCRFIVPLDQNQNFFYEA